From the Vibrio metoecus genome, one window contains:
- a CDS encoding EAL domain-containing protein, with protein MNVNLLTAQSQISGSQPRYIPVDWCYEVTSQHMDYDVVMWQSLVGEHCPIGKPEDFLEYLPLTQREHAARFLAQANTAPQSVNSLLVSAEKLVALVAFTVEEVSSHIISGSITPLLIFHSGMESAFAFDALFDNSHHGVVITDEQTRILACNRYFEQQTGYQQSDLLGLKTSVFNSGKHSQHFYLDMWHQLREQGWWSGTILSQRASGEIWPQDLLVKRLSPQKDQTFYIGFTTDLAQHLDRVIDKQAGDIELLTQLPTLTKFVELLKQRALPSATATSFVLAIQPQFSSDRYYAEIRRLAGSLAKNEQVQLCGYHGEGIFLCLLESEKEGDHPALNGLHRTLRQFFAELYQRGGQVVHQAMTKGRLGVSVLGMDTDKVERLISHAVQAMLEHHAGESRHINFYDRAIHQQIERRKSLEKWVQKWIENEDVDVFYQPIIDSQTWSIVKFEALCRFQAPDVLHATTQELISIAEELELIDQLDCLVGRKALNDLSKIQTLFGHHVGLTVNRSLNSHLGPEQILRNAANLIATQPCHAKSITVELTESAYFDFHTHGNQVIENLRAMGVTIAIDDFGKGFSSFTYLTECQFDFLKIDREFVSGIEIGSRRYAIVKMMTDLAHTLGVKVVAEGVETEYEVHVLKSLGVDLLQGFFFTEPLPLHNLIHAMEYRKHFKLATREEEKQHQEPTSLQSLAMFTQYRLDPGDPLSLAVEYFKATQSDVLPVVTAGECVGLVDRASLNLHLTPTMGTELETAREAAMWRKPVNQFMQTQFTTLSAEYDVAQIPFLTRQYPSTPWVLVSGKAYKGIITAHRLLDYLASLD; from the coding sequence ATGAATGTGAACTTATTAACCGCACAATCACAGATTTCCGGTTCACAACCTCGTTATATTCCAGTGGATTGGTGCTATGAGGTGACCAGTCAACACATGGATTATGATGTGGTGATGTGGCAATCATTGGTGGGGGAGCATTGCCCTATCGGTAAACCTGAGGATTTTCTGGAGTATCTACCACTTACTCAGCGTGAGCACGCTGCCCGTTTCTTGGCACAAGCGAATACGGCCCCTCAGAGCGTGAACAGCTTGTTAGTGAGTGCGGAAAAACTGGTTGCGTTGGTGGCGTTTACGGTTGAAGAGGTCAGCAGTCACATCATCAGTGGCAGCATTACCCCACTGCTGATTTTCCATTCTGGTATGGAATCCGCTTTCGCATTTGATGCTTTATTTGATAATAGCCACCACGGTGTGGTGATTACGGATGAGCAAACCCGAATATTGGCCTGTAACCGCTATTTCGAGCAGCAGACGGGCTACCAACAAAGTGACTTACTGGGTTTAAAAACCAGTGTGTTTAATTCAGGTAAGCATTCGCAACACTTTTATCTCGACATGTGGCACCAACTGCGTGAACAAGGTTGGTGGAGTGGTACGATTTTATCTCAGCGCGCTTCTGGTGAAATTTGGCCACAAGATCTTCTGGTTAAACGATTGAGTCCACAGAAAGATCAAACATTTTATATCGGCTTTACCACCGATCTCGCGCAGCATCTGGATCGGGTGATTGATAAACAAGCCGGTGATATTGAGCTTCTGACTCAATTGCCTACCTTAACCAAGTTTGTTGAGCTGCTAAAACAGCGTGCTCTGCCTTCGGCAACCGCCACCAGTTTCGTGTTAGCCATACAGCCGCAATTCAGTAGCGACAGATATTATGCGGAAATTCGTCGGCTAGCGGGCAGTTTGGCGAAAAATGAGCAGGTTCAGCTATGTGGTTATCATGGCGAGGGGATTTTTCTGTGCCTATTAGAATCGGAGAAAGAGGGCGATCATCCGGCGTTAAATGGTTTGCATCGCACCTTGCGGCAGTTTTTTGCTGAGTTGTATCAACGTGGTGGCCAGGTCGTGCATCAAGCCATGACCAAAGGACGGCTTGGGGTATCCGTATTGGGGATGGATACGGATAAGGTGGAGCGCCTAATTTCACACGCAGTACAAGCTATGTTAGAGCATCACGCGGGAGAGAGTCGGCATATTAATTTTTATGACCGCGCGATTCATCAACAAATCGAGCGGCGAAAATCGTTGGAAAAGTGGGTTCAAAAATGGATAGAAAACGAAGATGTTGATGTTTTCTATCAACCGATTATTGATAGCCAAACATGGTCAATTGTGAAGTTTGAGGCGCTCTGCCGTTTTCAGGCGCCAGATGTTTTGCATGCCACAACTCAGGAGTTGATCTCGATTGCGGAAGAGTTGGAGTTGATCGACCAATTGGATTGCTTAGTGGGGCGTAAGGCATTAAATGATTTATCGAAAATTCAAACGTTATTTGGCCACCATGTTGGCCTTACTGTTAACCGTTCGCTGAACAGCCATCTGGGGCCTGAGCAAATACTGCGTAATGCCGCCAACCTGATTGCGACCCAGCCCTGCCACGCCAAAAGTATTACTGTTGAATTAACGGAAAGTGCTTATTTTGATTTTCATACCCATGGTAACCAAGTCATCGAAAACTTAAGAGCTATGGGCGTGACCATTGCGATTGATGATTTTGGAAAGGGTTTTTCATCATTCACTTACTTGACGGAATGCCAGTTTGATTTCCTGAAGATAGATCGTGAATTTGTGTCAGGGATTGAAATTGGTTCACGCCGTTATGCGATTGTCAAAATGATGACTGACTTAGCGCATACGCTTGGGGTTAAGGTGGTGGCGGAAGGTGTTGAAACTGAATATGAAGTGCATGTTCTCAAATCACTAGGGGTGGATTTACTGCAAGGCTTTTTCTTTACCGAGCCGTTGCCACTGCATAACCTCATTCATGCGATGGAGTATCGCAAACACTTTAAGCTGGCAACTCGTGAGGAGGAAAAACAGCACCAAGAACCTACATCACTGCAAAGTTTGGCGATGTTCACTCAATATCGACTCGACCCCGGAGACCCTCTTTCGCTTGCGGTGGAGTATTTTAAGGCCACTCAATCCGATGTTCTGCCGGTGGTGACTGCTGGCGAGTGTGTCGGCTTAGTTGATAGGGCATCATTGAATCTACACCTGACCCCTACGATGGGAACGGAGCTGGAAACCGCGCGTGAGGCCGCCATGTGGCGCAAGCCGGTGAACCAATTTATGCAAACACAATTTACTACGCTGTCGGCGGAGTATGATGTTGCTCAAATTCCGTTTTTAACTCGCCAATATCCCAGCACTCCTTGGGTGCTCGTTTCTGGTAAAGCCTATAAAGGGATTATTACCGCCCATCGCCTGTTAGATTATTTAGCGAGTTTGGATTAG